From the Actinomycetota bacterium genome, one window contains:
- a CDS encoding RpiB/LacA/LacB family sugar-phosphate isomerase yields the protein MKVGIAADHGGFELKQRLKEFLLALDFEVVDFGADNFEALDDYPDYVVPLARAVAAGEVARGVVVCGSGVGACVAANKVPGARAGLITDAFSAHQGVEDDDMNVICLGGRVVGNALAMDLVEIFLTADFKDEERFRRRLLKVRELEQQGSD from the coding sequence TTGAAAGTAGGTATCGCCGCCGACCACGGAGGCTTTGAACTCAAGCAGAGGCTGAAGGAGTTTCTGCTGGCGCTCGACTTTGAAGTCGTGGACTTCGGCGCTGACAATTTTGAGGCGCTTGATGATTATCCGGATTATGTTGTGCCGCTGGCAAGGGCTGTTGCCGCAGGCGAAGTGGCGAGAGGCGTGGTTGTTTGTGGCAGCGGCGTTGGTGCCTGCGTCGCCGCCAACAAGGTGCCGGGCGCTCGCGCGGGGCTGATAACCGACGCTTTTTCCGCGCACCAGGGGGTGGAGGACGATGACATGAATGTCATCTGCCTGGGCGGGCGTGTGGTGGGCAATGCCCTGGCGATGGATCTTGTGGAGATATTCCTCACCGCTGACTTCAAGGACGAAGAGCGCTTCCGGAGGCGCCTGTTGAAGGTCAGGGAGCTGGAGCAGCAGGGGTCAGACTGA
- a CDS encoding Ig-like domain-containing protein, with amino-acid sequence MFRLAVAIIVFSLFAVLFAGAGVGTAWATSQPVQVGVFFPDPQLPNEQLPSVDDLHNLETTIGRQTDVFLWYESISEDFYADAFRPMAAEGRTIQLAWEPHDFSLDPTNQPAYRLINITAGNFDNDIRRWARQLKDFGYPVYFRPMCEMNGNWVTWSGTANGNSPQDYIPAWRHVHDIFVQEGATNVKWVWSPNRDGSTADAQATFDTYYPGDNYVDYVGIDGYNWGTMYNTPEWTSTWQSFEQVIGPSYDVAVANTSKPVVISETATTEVGGNSQNGGKAKWITDAFSSLPTRFPRIAMLTWFDINKETDWRINSSEASLNAFRAAVAPPDTTPPTVAINSPVSGATLNGTAQVAVNASDNVALSKVELYVGDTLMGTSAAGPFNFSFNSRNLANGPYSLIAKAYDQAGLVTTSTVPVNVDNSSDLNYYFGWYDSASMRTWVILGNPGDVTQHAEVYIGGVLRGSYDIAPKQRATPFYAGLSAGPVKVVSTTGGDLLVSERVTYNGTFAELPAVAQADLSSDQILTWYDEVSAGMKDWVVIGNQGNEAAQVDVYVAGQVKGHYVIPAGGVVLPEFPGTMNGPVRVVSTNGQPLNVSNRVIYSGSFNEVGGKAASQLTSEYHFTWYDEQSLGMRTWVLVGNQGAQPADVAIYVADRLIGVYSIPAGGRITPEYPSLMNGPVRVVCSNSQPLIVGQRSVFRGSFAEVSGTETQDLASEQWFTWYDSASAGMHTWILVGNQSQSTAEVDIRIGGSLIGHYSIPAGGRVTPLFPGVMSGPVQVVSTSGQPELVVSQRTTFNNSFDELPGMLIR; translated from the coding sequence GTGTTTCGTCTTGCAGTTGCAATAATCGTTTTTTCCCTGTTTGCTGTTCTGTTCGCTGGTGCGGGCGTTGGCACGGCTTGGGCAACATCTCAACCGGTCCAGGTCGGAGTCTTCTTCCCTGATCCCCAGTTACCGAACGAGCAGCTTCCCTCAGTTGACGATCTGCACAATCTGGAGACAACGATCGGACGGCAGACCGACGTATTTCTCTGGTACGAATCCATCAGCGAAGATTTCTACGCGGACGCCTTCCGGCCCATGGCTGCCGAAGGACGCACGATCCAGTTGGCCTGGGAGCCGCACGACTTCTCCCTCGACCCGACCAACCAGCCGGCTTACCGGCTAATAAATATCACAGCTGGCAATTTTGACAATGACATCAGGCGCTGGGCCCGGCAATTGAAGGATTTCGGTTATCCGGTTTACTTCCGTCCGATGTGCGAGATGAACGGTAACTGGGTAACCTGGAGCGGCACGGCCAACGGCAATTCGCCCCAGGATTACATTCCCGCATGGAGGCACGTGCACGATATTTTCGTCCAGGAAGGCGCGACCAATGTGAAGTGGGTCTGGTCACCCAACCGTGACGGATCCACCGCAGACGCGCAGGCTACTTTTGACACCTACTATCCCGGCGATAATTATGTGGACTACGTCGGAATCGATGGATACAACTGGGGGACGATGTACAACACTCCGGAATGGACCTCTACCTGGCAGAGCTTCGAACAGGTAATCGGCCCCAGTTATGACGTCGCTGTGGCCAACACCAGCAAGCCGGTAGTTATCAGCGAGACCGCGACAACGGAAGTCGGCGGCAACTCACAAAACGGCGGCAAAGCCAAGTGGATAACAGATGCGTTCAGCAGTCTTCCGACAAGGTTCCCGCGGATCGCCATGCTCACATGGTTCGACATAAACAAAGAGACCGACTGGAGGATCAATAGTTCCGAGGCCAGCCTGAACGCGTTTCGGGCAGCGGTAGCTCCTCCGGACACCACGCCGCCCACGGTCGCTATTAATTCTCCGGTATCGGGAGCAACGTTGAATGGCACCGCCCAGGTCGCCGTGAACGCCTCGGATAACGTCGCCCTTTCGAAGGTGGAGCTGTATGTCGGCGACACTCTGATGGGAACCAGCGCTGCGGGTCCGTTTAATTTTAGCTTCAACTCGAGGAATCTTGCCAACGGCCCTTACAGTCTGATTGCCAAGGCTTATGACCAGGCCGGCCTGGTAACTACGTCAACAGTGCCAGTGAACGTCGATAATAGCAGCGATCTCAACTACTATTTCGGATGGTATGACAGCGCTTCCATGAGAACATGGGTGATCCTTGGCAATCCGGGCGATGTGACGCAGCATGCCGAGGTATATATCGGCGGAGTCTTGCGGGGAAGCTATGACATCGCGCCGAAGCAAAGGGCGACTCCTTTCTATGCCGGCCTTTCAGCCGGTCCGGTGAAAGTGGTGTCGACGACCGGCGGCGATCTACTGGTCAGCGAGCGTGTGACTTATAACGGCACATTTGCCGAACTGCCGGCGGTGGCCCAGGCCGATCTTTCCAGCGATCAGATCCTGACGTGGTACGACGAAGTCTCAGCAGGGATGAAGGACTGGGTTGTCATCGGCAACCAGGGCAATGAAGCGGCCCAGGTCGATGTGTACGTCGCCGGTCAAGTGAAGGGTCACTATGTGATACCTGCGGGCGGTGTTGTTCTGCCTGAGTTCCCCGGCACCATGAATGGGCCGGTTCGCGTTGTCTCGACCAACGGACAGCCGCTGAACGTGAGCAACAGGGTTATCTACAGCGGCAGCTTCAACGAGGTCGGCGGTAAGGCGGCGTCGCAACTCACCTCCGAATATCACTTCACCTGGTATGACGAGCAGAGCCTCGGCATGAGGACATGGGTTCTGGTCGGCAACCAGGGAGCACAGCCCGCCGACGTGGCGATTTACGTAGCTGACCGTCTCATCGGAGTTTATTCGATACCGGCCGGCGGCAGGATCACCCCGGAATATCCCAGCCTGATGAACGGGCCGGTACGGGTCGTCTGCTCAAACAGCCAGCCGCTTATCGTCGGTCAGAGATCGGTGTTCAGAGGTTCCTTCGCAGAGGTATCCGGAACCGAGACCCAGGATCTTGCCAGCGAACAATGGTTCACATGGTATGACAGTGCATCTGCAGGAATGCACACGTGGATCCTGGTCGGCAACCAAAGTCAGTCTACCGCCGAGGTCGATATCAGGATCGGCGGCAGTCTGATCGGCCACTACTCGATTCCGGCGGGTGGCCGCGTGACTCCACTGTTCCCCGGCGTGATGAGCGGTCCGGTCCAGGTTGTCAGCACCAGCGGCCAGCCAGAACTGGTGGTTAGCCAGCGCACCACCTTCAACAATTCCTTCGACGAGCTGCCGGGCATGCTGATCAGGTAA
- a CDS encoding DUF2334 domain-containing protein, which translates to MSSIPIATAAGEAIAPENPASAAAAPAGPKVLIVHDQIDDPQLGQELAALLGHFSAQSTIVEQQFYEAASLQNYDIIFYMGGSHREINPDFLKDVSTTGKTVVWMGRGLDWLGNVYPLKNLGFEYARVDGSGAFNTVTYDNTQLARTNPVTNVTYVTDESRAEVPAWTEGDGDRAPYVIHSGSFWYFADIPMVGTDANSVYSAVGATEDSAYLVLADLLHDITGQDHPSQHAALVRIEDMHPNSDVNRLNSVVDYLYHKQVPFGIALVPVYKNPATGEQVHLSDRPEFVAAIKDAEAKGAVIVMHGYTHQLNGETVVDYEFWDGQTHAPPANETPESVSARVEAGLRETAAVGIYPQIWETPHYAASDMAHSVISRYFNVVWERSDAPFFPYLVTLPKTGQTDLPETLGYVNPTEGFPGQGHSADTLVSVAGQQKVVRDGTAAFFFHPMVDGSQLRKTVEGLQDEGFTFVSPLQMAGLPYTPPDPPSWFSNALWHIDNQVGSLTPDGTLDTKVITLIAFFIIFYYWGMFLLSRKPAPVTDPPDDKLRFVIVVPCLNEELVIGRTLDHLLALPNPNLSILVVDDNSDDRTREIAMSYPRERVTVIDHPPKIARQGKGRVLNYAFRSLMHVASMENRRTDKIVLGVIDADGRVEKNVIDSVNPYFTNPKTGAVQVGVRISNANTNTLTKWQNFEFLTFARISQKAREHLGSVGLGGNGQFVRLSALASLGDDPWTDCLTEDLDLGIRLMLKGWNNRYCPDSFVSQQGVPKMRPLVRQRTRWFQGHITCWRHIPSLLAGKTSTMARTDTIYYLLAPILVFMFLPSSILFIFWSIYFLVSGASTVVLSPLSYIPVLVVWYLFSFGALPTVVWTFWREEKEISAWKAFLWAHVFSFFYVIWFVAGCIAVYRLARGQGSWAKTARTEESFPAH; encoded by the coding sequence TTGTCTTCTATCCCGATCGCGACCGCGGCTGGCGAAGCAATCGCACCGGAAAATCCGGCGTCAGCAGCTGCGGCTCCGGCCGGCCCCAAAGTACTGATCGTTCACGACCAGATCGACGACCCACAACTCGGGCAGGAACTAGCGGCGCTGCTGGGCCACTTCTCAGCCCAAAGCACGATTGTCGAGCAGCAGTTCTATGAAGCGGCCAGTCTGCAGAACTATGACATTATCTTCTATATGGGAGGTTCCCACCGGGAGATCAATCCAGACTTTCTGAAAGACGTCTCCACAACCGGCAAGACCGTCGTCTGGATGGGTCGCGGACTCGACTGGCTGGGGAACGTCTATCCTCTGAAAAATCTGGGTTTCGAGTATGCCCGGGTCGACGGTTCGGGAGCTTTCAATACCGTAACCTACGACAACACCCAGCTTGCAAGAACCAACCCTGTAACCAACGTCACTTATGTTACCGACGAATCCCGCGCTGAAGTGCCCGCATGGACCGAAGGAGATGGCGACCGGGCACCCTATGTCATTCACAGCGGTAGCTTCTGGTATTTCGCTGACATTCCGATGGTCGGAACTGACGCCAATAGTGTCTACTCCGCTGTCGGCGCTACTGAAGACAGTGCCTACCTCGTCCTGGCGGATCTGCTTCACGACATCACCGGTCAGGACCACCCTTCACAACACGCGGCGCTGGTCCGCATCGAGGACATGCATCCCAACTCCGACGTCAACCGTCTGAACTCAGTCGTCGATTACCTCTACCACAAGCAGGTCCCCTTCGGCATCGCCCTGGTTCCGGTATACAAGAATCCGGCAACCGGCGAGCAAGTCCACCTGAGCGACCGCCCTGAATTTGTAGCCGCGATCAAGGACGCCGAGGCAAAGGGCGCTGTAATCGTGATGCACGGATATACCCATCAGCTAAACGGGGAGACGGTGGTCGATTACGAGTTCTGGGACGGGCAGACCCACGCCCCGCCTGCCAACGAAACCCCGGAATCGGTTAGCGCCAGGGTCGAGGCCGGCCTCAGGGAAACCGCGGCGGTAGGCATCTATCCGCAGATTTGGGAAACGCCCCACTATGCCGCATCCGACATGGCTCACAGCGTCATCTCACGCTATTTCAATGTAGTCTGGGAGCGAAGTGACGCTCCCTTCTTCCCCTATCTGGTAACTCTGCCAAAAACCGGCCAGACCGACCTGCCCGAAACGTTGGGCTATGTGAACCCGACTGAAGGCTTTCCCGGTCAGGGCCATTCTGCTGACACGCTGGTCAGTGTCGCCGGCCAGCAGAAAGTAGTCAGGGACGGAACCGCCGCCTTCTTCTTCCATCCGATGGTAGACGGCAGCCAGTTACGAAAGACGGTCGAAGGGCTGCAGGATGAAGGTTTCACATTCGTCTCGCCCTTACAGATGGCCGGGCTGCCCTATACACCACCCGACCCGCCATCCTGGTTTTCGAATGCCCTATGGCATATTGACAACCAGGTAGGCAGCCTGACGCCGGACGGCACCCTGGATACCAAGGTAATAACGCTCATCGCCTTTTTTATCATCTTCTACTATTGGGGAATGTTCCTGCTGTCACGGAAGCCCGCGCCTGTCACCGACCCGCCGGATGACAAGCTGCGCTTCGTCATCGTTGTTCCCTGTCTGAATGAAGAGCTGGTCATCGGCAGGACGCTCGACCATCTATTGGCATTGCCAAACCCGAATCTCAGCATCCTTGTAGTCGACGACAATTCCGATGACCGCACGCGGGAGATAGCGATGTCTTATCCGCGCGAGCGCGTTACCGTGATAGATCACCCGCCGAAAATAGCAAGACAGGGAAAGGGACGTGTGCTGAACTACGCTTTCCGGTCGCTCATGCACGTGGCCTCCATGGAAAATCGTCGTACGGACAAAATCGTCCTGGGAGTAATCGACGCCGACGGCCGCGTCGAGAAAAATGTGATCGATTCCGTCAATCCATATTTCACCAATCCTAAGACTGGAGCCGTTCAGGTCGGAGTCAGAATTTCCAATGCCAATACCAACACGCTGACCAAGTGGCAAAATTTCGAATTCCTCACCTTCGCGCGCATCTCGCAAAAGGCCAGAGAGCACCTCGGCAGCGTCGGTCTGGGCGGCAACGGCCAGTTCGTCCGCCTTTCGGCGCTTGCATCTCTGGGGGACGATCCCTGGACCGACTGCCTGACGGAAGATCTCGATCTCGGCATCCGGCTGATGCTGAAGGGATGGAATAACCGCTACTGCCCGGACAGCTTTGTCTCCCAGCAGGGAGTTCCCAAGATGAGGCCGCTGGTGCGGCAACGCACGCGCTGGTTCCAGGGTCACATTACCTGTTGGCGTCACATCCCCTCGCTACTGGCAGGCAAGACGTCGACCATGGCTCGGACAGATACTATTTATTATCTGCTGGCGCCCATCCTGGTATTCATGTTCCTGCCCAGTTCAATACTGTTCATATTCTGGTCGATATATTTTCTTGTGTCCGGCGCCTCAACAGTTGTGCTCTCGCCCCTCAGCTACATTCCAGTGCTGGTCGTCTGGTATCTATTCTCCTTTGGAGCCCTGCCGACGGTCGTCTGGACTTTTTGGCGTGAGGAAAAAGAGATCAGCGCCTGGAAGGCGTTCCTATGGGCCCATGTTTTTTCATTCTTTTACGTGATCTGGTTTGTTGCAGGCTGCATCGCGGTGTATCGACTCGCCCGGGGACAGGGATCCTGGGCCAAGACTGCCAGGACTGAGGAATCGTTTCCAGCTCATTAA
- the rpoD gene encoding RNA polymerase sigma factor RpoD, translating to MTELPTELTQSLITQGQDKGFLTLDDIADALQEADLTTEQIEEVYSRIADTGIDIVEHDETEDALEEPPEVVEHVERPAAATDDSLRMYLRDIGRIPLLSAAEEVSLAKRMERGDMEAKSRLVEANLRLVVSIAKRYLGRGLSFLDLIQEGNLGLIRAVEKFDYRRGYKFSTYATWWIRQAVTRAIADQARTIRIPVHMVEKLNHLVRAKRQLVQDMGREPTPEEIAKVMDTSVDKVQHLIKISQSPVSLEKPVGDEEEAELGDFLEDEGTPKPMEAAMTEIKKDDLNKVLDSLPHRERKILELRYGLNGEHPRTLEQIGRRFGVTRERIRQIEANTLARLKELQETQHLRESA from the coding sequence ATGACTGAATTACCGACTGAATTGACTCAAAGCCTCATAACACAAGGACAAGATAAAGGGTTCCTCACCCTTGATGATATCGCCGACGCCTTACAGGAAGCAGACCTGACGACGGAGCAGATCGAAGAGGTCTATTCGCGCATCGCCGATACCGGCATAGATATCGTCGAGCACGACGAGACCGAGGATGCCCTGGAAGAGCCCCCTGAGGTCGTTGAGCATGTAGAACGCCCCGCAGCAGCCACCGACGATTCCCTGCGCATGTATCTGCGCGATATCGGCCGGATACCGCTGCTTTCGGCGGCTGAAGAGGTATCTCTCGCCAAACGCATGGAGCGCGGCGACATGGAGGCCAAAAGCCGCCTGGTCGAAGCCAACCTCCGCCTGGTCGTGAGTATCGCCAAGCGTTATCTGGGCCGAGGCCTGTCTTTTCTGGACCTGATCCAGGAAGGAAACCTGGGACTCATCCGCGCGGTTGAAAAATTCGATTACCGCCGCGGATACAAATTCTCGACTTATGCCACCTGGTGGATACGCCAGGCGGTGACCCGCGCCATCGCCGACCAGGCACGCACCATCAGAATTCCCGTGCATATGGTCGAAAAACTCAATCATCTCGTCCGTGCCAAGCGGCAACTGGTCCAGGATATGGGCCGCGAACCGACTCCCGAAGAGATCGCCAAGGTCATGGATACCTCCGTCGATAAGGTGCAGCATCTGATCAAGATCTCACAGAGCCCGGTCAGCCTCGAGAAGCCAGTGGGCGATGAGGAAGAAGCTGAACTCGGAGATTTCCTCGAGGATGAAGGCACGCCCAAGCCCATGGAAGCGGCGATGACCGAGATCAAGAAAGACGATCTCAACAAGGTGCTGGATTCATTGCCCCACCGGGAAAGAAAGATACTCGAGTTACGTTATGGTTTAAACGGCGAGCATCCGCGGACACTGGAGCAGATTGGGCGCCGGTTTGGCGTTACCCGAGAGCGCATCCGCCAGATCGAAGCCAATACACTGGCCCGCTTGAAAGAGTTGCAGGAAACGCAGCACCTGCGCGAAAGCGCCTGA
- a CDS encoding TlpA family protein disulfide reductase, with amino-acid sequence MQRLWTSHALNQIEEKTENLSLPVADDGWTAKDVGIAVAVFLVIIGIAVGAFFFWQSRKTPPVEAGTAAPDFTLPLMSGGEATLSDYRGKVVLLNIWATWCNPCREEMPSMNQLYQNMKGKPFEILAASIDTRGSTDVQPFVKQLGLTFPILLDSDKKVNGMYQATGVPESFIIDKNGVVRDHILGPVNWTSSQAPENQLIQHLLQAQ; translated from the coding sequence ATGCAAAGGCTCTGGACTTCTCACGCATTGAACCAGATCGAAGAAAAGACTGAGAACTTATCGTTGCCGGTGGCCGACGATGGCTGGACGGCAAAGGATGTCGGCATCGCCGTGGCCGTTTTCCTGGTCATCATCGGTATTGCCGTCGGCGCATTTTTCTTTTGGCAGTCACGAAAAACTCCGCCTGTGGAAGCAGGGACCGCCGCGCCTGATTTCACTCTTCCGCTGATGAGCGGCGGGGAAGCTACCCTTTCAGATTATCGCGGCAAGGTAGTGCTGCTCAACATCTGGGCCACCTGGTGCAACCCCTGCCGGGAGGAAATGCCTTCGATGAACCAGCTTTATCAGAATATGAAGGGCAAGCCCTTCGAGATCCTCGCCGCCAGCATCGATACCCGTGGTTCCACTGATGTCCAGCCATTTGTAAAACAGCTGGGTCTGACCTTCCCCATACTTCTCGATTCCGACAAGAAGGTTAACGGCATGTATCAGGCAACCGGCGTTCCGGAGAGCTTCATCATCGACAAGAACGGGGTGGTCCGGGATCACATCCTCGGTCCGGTCAACTGGACCAGTTCCCAGGCACCCGAAAACCAGCTGATCCAGCATCTGCTGCAAGCTCAATAA
- a CDS encoding cytochrome c biogenesis protein CcdA, giving the protein MEITEVTFLAFVWAFIAGLASFLSPCVLPLLPGYLSYVSGVGVDQLGANVRKVAIASVAFVIGFVVFFSLQGAAAGLAGSELGSFLSFFTGNGSEGKRFLEILAGIFLIGFGIFALGIFNPLWLQKERRLRMLSKPAGLLGILGAGMVFSVGIGPCTGPLLGSIYMLAIGTQDPAAGASLLFVYALGMGLPFVLSGFLFAKAIGTFSFVKNHFGAIKIASGSLLILFGVLLATGQIEVMTEWMQRWLPSVNV; this is encoded by the coding sequence TTGGAAATCACCGAAGTAACATTTCTCGCGTTTGTCTGGGCTTTCATAGCCGGTCTAGCCTCATTCCTCTCTCCTTGCGTTTTACCGCTGCTTCCCGGCTATTTATCGTATGTTTCCGGAGTCGGTGTCGATCAACTTGGCGCGAACGTTCGCAAGGTCGCCATCGCCAGTGTGGCTTTCGTCATCGGCTTCGTGGTGTTTTTCAGCCTGCAAGGGGCCGCGGCGGGTCTCGCCGGCAGTGAGCTTGGCTCGTTTCTGTCGTTCTTTACCGGCAACGGCAGCGAGGGCAAACGATTCCTGGAAATACTGGCCGGAATATTTCTCATTGGCTTTGGCATCTTTGCCCTGGGCATCTTCAATCCTCTCTGGTTACAGAAGGAGAGACGGCTGCGCATGCTCAGCAAACCTGCTGGGCTCCTGGGAATCCTGGGCGCGGGCATGGTTTTTTCGGTGGGCATCGGTCCTTGCACCGGGCCGCTGCTGGGATCGATATACATGCTGGCGATAGGAACGCAGGACCCTGCGGCCGGGGCCAGCCTGCTTTTCGTTTATGCGCTTGGGATGGGCTTGCCTTTCGTTCTTTCCGGCTTCCTTTTTGCCAAGGCAATCGGCACCTTCTCATTCGTGAAAAATCACTTTGGAGCCATCAAGATCGCTTCAGGCAGTCTCTTGATCCTGTTCGGAGTTCTGCTGGCCACCGGCCAGATCGAAGTGATGACCGAATGGATGCAACGGTGGCTTCCGTCGGTAAATGTATGA
- the lgt gene encoding prolipoprotein diacylglyceryl transferase, translating into MYPDFSIGPLTIHTFGLMMALGFVAAGTVAYFEFKRKGLNPEHVYWLTIAAAVGGLIGSKVHYLLLHMDELRNDPLASAFSGAGLVWYGGLIGGAIAAVIVIFLYHLPLGKALDACAPALAIGYAFGRMGCFLNGDDYGRPSTLPWSMQFPKGSPPTTIQFGQGVSVQPTQLYESFSSLAIFAIIMYLRPRLKRDWSMACLYLAIAGTERFLVEFVRMQREGQLQQQLLALGTAIIALAAFVWIQTRPEGKPKVR; encoded by the coding sequence ATGTATCCAGACTTTTCCATCGGGCCTTTGACCATACACACTTTCGGTCTGATGATGGCCCTTGGCTTCGTGGCGGCCGGGACTGTCGCCTACTTTGAGTTTAAACGGAAGGGCCTCAACCCTGAACACGTTTACTGGCTGACCATTGCCGCGGCTGTGGGTGGACTTATAGGTAGCAAGGTCCATTACCTCTTGCTTCACATGGACGAATTAAGGAATGATCCGCTCGCTTCCGCCTTCAGCGGCGCGGGGCTGGTCTGGTACGGCGGTCTGATCGGCGGCGCCATCGCCGCGGTCATTGTGATCTTCCTCTACCATCTGCCCCTGGGCAAGGCCCTGGACGCATGCGCCCCGGCCTTGGCGATCGGTTACGCCTTCGGCCGCATGGGCTGTTTTCTCAACGGAGATGACTATGGGCGCCCATCGACTCTTCCCTGGTCCATGCAATTCCCCAAGGGATCGCCACCGACCACGATTCAATTCGGGCAGGGCGTTTCAGTGCAGCCGACGCAGCTTTACGAGTCGTTTTCATCGCTCGCGATCTTCGCAATAATCATGTATCTGCGGCCGCGGCTCAAACGGGACTGGTCCATGGCCTGCCTCTACCTGGCCATAGCCGGAACAGAGCGTTTCCTCGTGGAATTCGTTCGCATGCAGCGTGAAGGACAGCTTCAGCAGCAGCTGTTGGCTTTAGGAACCGCCATCATCGCCCTGGCGGCGTTTGTCTGGATCCAAACGCGTCCGGAGGGCAAGCCCAAGGTGCGTTGA